From the genome of Halomonas sp. I5-271120, one region includes:
- a CDS encoding NAD-dependent malic enzyme produces the protein MTTFPKRPLYVPYAGPSLLEMPLLNKGSAFTLQERIAFNLIGLLPQNVESIEEQASRAYRQYCQCQTDLDRHIYLRAIQDDNETLFFRLLEEHLEEMLPIIYTPTVGEACEEFSNIYRNHRGLFISYPDREYMDDILRSATKDNVKVIVATDGERILGLGDQGIGGMGIPIGKLSLYTACGGISPAYTLPITLDVGTNNQTLLDDPMYMGWRHKRVSQDEYNAFMADFIAAVKRRWPKVLLQFEDFAQTNAMPLLERYRDELCCFNDDIQGTAAVCVGTLLAACKAKKESVAEQRVAFVGAGSAGCGIAEQVVVAMCADGLSEAEARSRILMIDRHGLLTSDMDGLYDFQSRLAHDAADFADTSLLGVVKQAKPTVLIGVSGQRGLFNQELIEALHAGCKAPLVMPLSNPTSKVEATPDEVLAWTHGQALVATGSPFKPVELDGETYPIAQCNNAYIFPGIGLGVIASGASRITDAMLMAASNALAKHAPMVQHGEGALLPALSDIREISQSIAFDVAKMAQHEGKALECDDDVLWAAIERNFWYPRYREYRRRAF, from the coding sequence ATGACCACATTTCCCAAGCGCCCTCTCTACGTGCCCTATGCCGGGCCGTCGCTGCTCGAGATGCCGCTGCTCAACAAGGGCAGCGCTTTCACTCTGCAAGAGCGGATTGCCTTCAACCTGATCGGCCTGCTGCCGCAGAACGTCGAGTCCATCGAAGAGCAGGCCTCGCGGGCCTACCGCCAGTACTGCCAATGTCAGACCGACCTGGATCGTCATATCTACCTGCGTGCCATACAGGACGATAACGAGACGCTGTTCTTCCGCCTGCTCGAGGAACATCTCGAGGAAATGCTGCCGATCATCTACACCCCGACCGTGGGTGAGGCCTGCGAAGAGTTCTCCAACATCTATCGCAACCATCGCGGCCTGTTCATTTCCTATCCCGATCGGGAGTACATGGACGACATCCTGCGCTCCGCGACCAAGGACAACGTCAAGGTGATCGTGGCCACCGACGGCGAGCGTATCCTGGGGCTTGGCGACCAAGGCATCGGCGGCATGGGCATCCCCATCGGCAAGCTGTCGCTGTATACCGCCTGTGGCGGCATCAGCCCGGCCTATACCCTGCCGATCACCCTGGATGTGGGCACCAACAACCAGACCCTGCTCGATGACCCCATGTACATGGGCTGGCGCCACAAGCGCGTCTCCCAGGACGAGTACAACGCCTTCATGGCCGACTTCATTGCCGCCGTGAAGCGCCGCTGGCCCAAAGTGCTGCTGCAGTTCGAGGACTTCGCGCAGACCAACGCCATGCCGCTGCTCGAACGCTATCGCGACGAGCTGTGCTGCTTCAATGACGACATCCAGGGCACCGCGGCGGTTTGCGTAGGCACCCTGCTTGCCGCCTGCAAGGCCAAAAAAGAGAGCGTGGCCGAGCAGCGGGTGGCCTTCGTCGGTGCCGGTTCCGCCGGGTGCGGCATCGCCGAGCAGGTGGTGGTGGCGATGTGTGCCGACGGCCTCTCCGAAGCCGAGGCCCGGTCGCGGATCCTGATGATCGACCGTCATGGCCTCCTGACCAGCGATATGGACGGCCTCTACGACTTCCAGAGCCGGCTTGCCCATGATGCGGCGGACTTTGCCGACACCAGCCTGCTCGGGGTAGTCAAGCAGGCCAAGCCCACCGTGCTGATCGGTGTGTCCGGCCAGCGTGGCCTGTTCAACCAGGAACTGATCGAGGCACTGCACGCCGGCTGTAAGGCGCCGCTGGTGATGCCGCTGTCCAACCCCACCTCGAAGGTCGAGGCGACTCCCGATGAGGTCCTCGCCTGGACCCATGGTCAGGCGCTGGTCGCCACCGGCAGTCCCTTCAAGCCGGTTGAGCTCGATGGCGAGACCTATCCCATCGCCCAGTGCAACAACGCCTATATCTTCCCGGGCATTGGCCTTGGGGTCATCGCCTCCGGCGCGAGCCGCATCACCGATGCGATGCTGATGGCGGCCTCCAACGCCCTGGCCAAGCACGCGCCGATGGTGCAGCACGGCGAAGGCGCACTGCTGCCGGCCCTGTCGGACATTCGTGAGATCAGCCAGTCCATCGCCTTTGACGTGGCGAAGATGGCGCAGCACGAGGGCAAGGCACTCGAGTGCGACGACGACGTACTGTGGGCGGCGATCGAGCGCAACTTCTGGTACCCGCGCTACCGTGAGTATCGCCGCCGGGCTTTCTGA